The Pantoea eucalypti sequence ACGCCAGTGATGACCACAAACAGCGCAACCAGATCGGGCTGACCGCCAATTGGTCCGGCTGCGGCCAGCGCAAACGGGGTAGTAATGGAGCGCACCGCCAGACTGCGCTGGATTGACTCTGGCAGCGTCAACAGCCGCGCCAGCCAGACCGAGCTGCAGACAGCGACCACCGTGGCGGTCAATACGCCCGCGCTCAGGGATAGCCAGTGCCGCTTAATAATCTCCACGTTCTCATAGACTGGCACTGCAAACGCCAGCGTAGCGGGTCCCAGCAACCAGAGCAGCCAGTGGTTTTCAGCAATGTAATCCTGCCAGCTGATGTGCGTCAGCAGCAGCAGTCCGACCAGCACCAGCGGCGTCATGACCAGTGGCATTAACAGCAGTGTCCGCCAGCGGCTATAAAGCCGTTTATTCAGCGCATACACCAGCAGCGTAACCGCGACACACAAGAGACTGATGATAAAATCACGCATCTGGATTCTGCTTACGCGCGGCGCGCGCGACTTCATACTGATAAAGCCGGTCCACGACCCAGGCGGTCGACGCCAGCACCAGCGTCGTACTGACACCAATCACCACACAGATGCGCCAGCCATCCACACGCAGCAGCGCGCCATAGTTCACGACCGCCACTACCGCCGGAATAAAAAACAGCAACATTTCGGCCAGCAGCCAGCGTGACCCGGCTTTTACCCAGTTCAGCGGCACAATCCGCGTTACGATCAACGCCAGCAGCACCAGCATCCCGACGATATTGGCAGGCAGTGGCAGGTGCAGCCAGCTCACCAGCTGTTGACTGGCGACAAACAGGCCAATATATAACCCTACCTGCAGTGGCAGGCTAAGCCATTGCACTGCGCGGTTGCTGAGTGGAGTGAGTGCTAACGCCATCGCCTGTCTCCCCGATTAAATTGATGTCGCCAGTATAAAACGCCAACAGAGTGTGAAAAAAATGAATTAAAATTATCGTAATCATGCCTGAAAGGAATAGTTATGGACGTGCGCGCCCTGCGTTACTTTACTGAAGTGGTTCGCCAGCAGAGTTTTACCCGCGCGGCACAAAAGCTGTTTGTGACGCAGCCAACCATCAGCAAAATGCTGCGCCAGCTGGAGGAGGAGCTGGGCTGTACGCTGATCCTGCGCGATGGCCGTCGTCTTCATCTTACCGACAGCGGTCAGGCGGTCTATCAGCGTGGCCTGGCGATCCTGCAGGAGTTTCATCAGCTGGAAGCGGAGATTGGTGACATCAACCAGCTTAAAACCGGCGAGCTGCGACTCGGCATTCCGCCGATGGTCGGTATGCAGATAGCCGGATCGATTTCCGCCTTTCGCCGCCGCTATCCCGGCGTTCAGCTGAAAATCTCTGAGTTCGGCGGTCTGACCGTTCAGCAGGCGGTGCTGGCGGGCAGTCTGGATATCGCCCTGACCGCACTGCCGGTCGACGCTGAGCTGCCGCTGAACACCCTGCCCCTGATGCATCATCCGCTTTGCGTGCTGCTGCCGCGTCGCCCGGAGTGGCTCAGCCGCCAGCAGATTGGACTGGCAGAACTGGCCGCGCATCCGCTGCTGATTTTCAATGAGGAGTTTTCGCTGAATCGTCAGCTAATGCAGGCGTTTCAGCGGCTTAACCTGACGCCCACGGTGGCAGTGCGGAGCGGTCAGTGGGATTTTCTGGCGGCGATGGTGCAGGCGGAAATGGGGCTGGCGATTCTGCCAGAGCCTATCTGTCAGCGGCTGGATAAGCAGTCGCTCTTGTGGCTGCCGCTGGAATCGGAACTGAAGTGGAGTCTGGGTTTAATCTG is a genomic window containing:
- a CDS encoding CidA/LrgA family protein, whose protein sequence is MALALTPLSNRAVQWLSLPLQVGLYIGLFVASQQLVSWLHLPLPANIVGMLVLLALIVTRIVPLNWVKAGSRWLLAEMLLFFIPAVVAVVNYGALLRVDGWRICVVIGVSTTLVLASTAWVVDRLYQYEVARAARKQNPDA
- a CDS encoding LrgB family protein; translated protein: MRDFIISLLCVAVTLLVYALNKRLYSRWRTLLLMPLVMTPLVLVGLLLLTHISWQDYIAENHWLLWLLGPATLAFAVPVYENVEIIKRHWLSLSAGVLTATVVAVCSSVWLARLLTLPESIQRSLAVRSITTPFALAAAGPIGGQPDLVALFVVITGVFGMAVGDVLFLRLAIKQGVAKGAGFGAASHGAGTARAYQLGQQEGVVASLVMMLSGVVTVVLAPLIGHLMWTI
- a CDS encoding LysR family transcriptional regulator; this translates as MDVRALRYFTEVVRQQSFTRAAQKLFVTQPTISKMLRQLEEELGCTLILRDGRRLHLTDSGQAVYQRGLAILQEFHQLEAEIGDINQLKTGELRLGIPPMVGMQIAGSISAFRRRYPGVQLKISEFGGLTVQQAVLAGSLDIALTALPVDAELPLNTLPLMHHPLCVLLPRRPEWLSRQQIGLAELAAHPLLIFNEEFSLNRQLMQAFQRLNLTPTVAVRSGQWDFLAAMVQAEMGLAILPEPICQRLDKQSLLWLPLESELKWSLGLIWREGSYLSRSAQAWINCCREHWPDEPPRLSV